Proteins encoded in a region of the Acidobacteriota bacterium genome:
- a CDS encoding pseudouridine-5'-phosphate glycosidase produces the protein MMRFDLSDEVSGAVHFDRPIVALESTVIAQGLPYPQNIETALKLESIVREAGAIPATVAILGGRIKAGLTREELEHLAKSESVRKASIRDLAIAIAGKLDCATTVATTAFIARNAGIRVFATGGIGGVHRGGLSDISADLPQLAANPIIVVCSGAKAVLDLSATREWLETHGVPVIGWRCSEFPAFFSRSSGLGVDVRLEKASDVAKIAEARGELGLSQALLVVNPVPEADEFPRAEAERLIADALKEAAAKRITGKAVTPFLLTELAAKSSGRTMQANIALLESNARVAAEIAVAL, from the coding sequence CTGATGAGGTTCGATCTTAGCGATGAGGTCTCCGGTGCGGTCCATTTCGACCGCCCGATAGTCGCGCTCGAATCGACCGTGATCGCGCAGGGGCTTCCATACCCGCAAAATATCGAAACTGCACTAAAGCTCGAAAGCATCGTCCGCGAGGCAGGTGCGATACCGGCCACGGTCGCCATCCTCGGCGGGCGGATAAAGGCAGGGCTAACCCGCGAGGAGCTTGAACATCTTGCCAAGTCAGAAAGCGTCCGCAAGGCCTCGATCCGCGACCTTGCGATCGCAATTGCCGGCAAACTCGATTGCGCGACGACGGTCGCAACAACCGCTTTCATCGCCCGCAACGCCGGCATCCGCGTCTTTGCGACCGGCGGCATCGGCGGGGTTCATCGCGGCGGGCTTTCCGACATTTCCGCCGACCTGCCGCAGCTTGCTGCGAATCCGATAATCGTTGTTTGCTCCGGTGCAAAGGCCGTGCTCGACCTTTCAGCGACGCGCGAATGGCTTGAGACGCATGGAGTGCCGGTCATTGGCTGGCGATGCAGCGAATTTCCCGCGTTCTTTTCGCGTTCGAGCGGGCTCGGTGTCGACGTCCGGCTTGAAAAGGCGTCAGACGTGGCAAAGATCGCAGAGGCACGCGGCGAGCTTGGGCTTTCTCAGGCTTTGCTCGTCGTCAATCCCGTGCCGGAGGCGGATGAGTTTCCGCGGGCCGAGGCCGAGCGTTTGATCGCCGACGCGTTGAAAGAGGCGGCAGCGAAACGCATCACCGGCAAGGCCGTGACTCCTTTCCTGCTCACCGAGCTTGCCGCAAAAAGCTCCGGCCGAACGATGCAGGCAAACATCGCCTTGCTTGAATCGAACGCCCGCGTCGCGGCCGAGATCGCCGTCGCTCTTTAA